The Candidatus Methanoplasma cognatum genome contains the following window.
TGGTCCGAAAGCATGAGGGTCAAGATACAGAACAGGACCGGGATACGCGTACACAATTGCTACGGCGCAAGCGAGCTCTACGGGCCTTCGTTCCTCGAATGCGACAGACAATCCGGCGCGCATGTCTGGGCGGATATGTGCTACATGGAGATACTGGACAAGAACGGCGACCCCTGTGCAGACGGGGAGAGAGGAGAGCTCGTCGTCACCATGCTGCAGAAAGAGGCATTCCCTCTGATAAGATACAAGATAGGGGACATATCGTCGCTTGAATGGGAGAAATGCGAATGCGGAAGGACGCACCCCCGTCTGATGAGATTATCGGGAAGGACGGACGATATGCTTGTGGTCCGCGGCGTGAACGTGTTCCCTTCCCAGATAGAGGGCGTGATCGGAGAGATGCCGTACCTGAGCCCGTTCTACCACATAACCTTGGAGAACAAGAACTATATGGACGATATCATGGTGGAGGTCGAACTTAACGAATCCGCTCTGACCGAGGATATGGTGGAACTCGGAAAAATGGCAAAGCTTCTCGAGAGCAGACTGAAAAAAGTGCTCGGCATCAATATAAAAGCGAAGCTTGTGCTGCCCAGAACATTGAAAAGGTTCGAGGGCAAGGCCCAGCATGTGACCGACAACCGCGAATACGACTGAAGATCATCCCCGTATCCTTGCGGCGAACTCCTTCACTTTCCCGTCATATTCTCCCGACAATATCTTCTCCTTTACTGCAGACGGTATCCTGAGATCCCCTTCATACTTGATGGAAAAGAATTCACAGAAATCCCTGAGGCCGTTGACGGCATAGTCTGCGACCTCCTCTTCCCCGCCCAAGGTTATCAGAGCGGCCATCTTCTTCCCGGCCATGTCATTATAGGAGAAATCCTCCGAATGGCAGAGACAGTGGAGCCTGTTGAGGAATGCGATCGTGCACGGCGTGAACTGCCACATGTAAATGGGCGATGCAAGCACCGTTAAATCCGAGGACAGGAATTTCTGATACAGGTCGGACATATCATCGCTGATCACGCAATGGTTTTTCAGAACCGCTTCCTGACAA
Protein-coding sequences here:
- a CDS encoding phenylacetate--CoA ligase, which gives rise to MAFWNKEIETMPRAELERLQLSLLKKQVRTMYDTSKFIHDRMKAAGISPADVTDLKIFRKMPFMVKDDFRENYPDSLFVKPYEDLERIHVSSGTTGKPTVVGYTKKDIDDWAECLARGMVSFGMSSKDLIQNSHGYGLFTGGLGIHQAAVKVGATLLPTSTGNTERQIQLMRDLPVTAFAGTPSYLFHIADTCDRVGVDIHRDTKVRLAIAGGEPWSESMRVKIQNRTGIRVHNCYGASELYGPSFLECDRQSGAHVWADMCYMEILDKNGDPCADGERGELVVTMLQKEAFPLIRYKIGDISSLEWEKCECGRTHPRLMRLSGRTDDMLVVRGVNVFPSQIEGVIGEMPYLSPFYHITLENKNYMDDIMVEVELNESALTEDMVELGKMAKLLESRLKKVLGINIKAKLVLPRTLKRFEGKAQHVTDNREYD
- a CDS encoding flavodoxin family protein, with the protein product MKVLIINGSPRTRGNTSELVKRFLSSIGNDAEAEEVRIFEKDIIGCRNCGSCQEAVLKNHCVISDDMSDLYQKFLSSDLTVLASPIYMWQFTPCTIAFLNRLHCLCHSEDFSYNDMAGKKMAALITLGGEEEVADYAVNGLRDFCEFFSIKYEGDLRIPSAVKEKILSGEYDGKVKEFAARIRG